A portion of the Spartobacteria bacterium genome contains these proteins:
- a CDS encoding ROK family transcriptional regulator, translating into MKNKVTNIEVKKYNRNQVYRYINEHEKSSKPDIASELGLSGPTIMQMVNELVEDGYVEEAGEYASTGGRKAMSYKAIQNKYHAMGVDFTQNHISMVLTDLSGKILKHERISIYFDPTPAYFSAVSEIIKAFLAHEDIDTTSHFGTGVSIPGIIDRKNEQICISHILGIKKFDYNIFTQCIGYKCQFVNDANAAAIAELHHTKNSNDMVYLSLSNSVGGAIIPKRIQTYSHHTVDELLTTGVHHRSGEFGHMTLHIDGDTCYCGKKGCIDAYCSAKVLSQYTDYRLENFFEELENNNKAFEMIWNTYLNNLSIAINNLLMAFDCQLIIGGYVGSFIGPYMPKLLQLIDERSTFSTPAETVLLPCRYRVEASALGAAIIDMEQFIDAI; encoded by the coding sequence CAAACCCGACATTGCCTCGGAACTGGGACTAAGCGGCCCCACGATCATGCAGATGGTTAATGAACTCGTGGAAGATGGGTATGTGGAAGAGGCCGGAGAATACGCGTCGACCGGAGGACGCAAAGCGATGTCATATAAAGCGATTCAAAATAAATACCACGCTATGGGCGTCGACTTCACGCAAAACCATATCAGTATGGTACTAACAGATTTATCTGGAAAAATATTAAAGCACGAACGAATCTCCATTTATTTTGATCCGACACCGGCCTACTTCAGCGCGGTCTCAGAAATTATCAAAGCGTTTCTTGCGCATGAGGATATTGATACAACCAGTCATTTCGGCACAGGTGTTTCCATCCCGGGGATTATTGACAGGAAGAACGAACAAATCTGCATCTCCCATATATTGGGCATCAAGAAATTTGACTACAACATATTCACGCAATGCATCGGCTACAAATGCCAGTTCGTAAACGATGCCAACGCGGCAGCCATTGCCGAACTGCACCATACAAAAAACTCCAATGATATGGTCTACCTCTCCCTAAGCAACAGCGTCGGTGGTGCCATCATTCCAAAAAGAATTCAAACATACAGTCATCACACCGTTGACGAACTGCTAACCACGGGTGTTCATCATCGCTCCGGCGAATTCGGGCACATGACCCTGCATATCGATGGCGACACATGTTATTGCGGAAAAAAAGGATGCATAGATGCCTACTGTTCCGCCAAGGTATTGTCGCAATATACAGACTATCGGCTGGAAAACTTTTTTGAAGAGCTGGAAAACAACAACAAAGCCTTTGAAATGATATGGAATACCTACTTAAACAATTTATCAATAGCTATTAACAACTTATTAATGGCGTTTGACTGCCAACTCATCATCGGCGGCTATGTCGGCAGCTTTATCGGCCCTTATATGCCCAAATTACTCCAGCTCATCGACGAAAGAAGTACCTTTTCAACACCGGCTGAAACCGTGCTCCTCCCCTGCCGCTATCGCGTTGAAGCATCTGCGCTTGGTGCAGCAATCATTGATATGGAACAGTTTATCGACGCCATATAG
- a CDS encoding sugar ABC transporter substrate-binding protein → MKKLVKLVLLTTLVAATAQAGLFGKKDANSEKGMKVGMTVQDLSNQIWASSASSLKDLVEADGGKMTYLDCKNNSSMQIQQLENFIAGGVDVIVVHPVEVNSISTVLEEANKAGIKIYCWDENVPAADISWLIDNYALGKVIGEQAAEWINTKLGGKAEVAVLDYPQIPILLERGNGIVDAIKEKSPNAKIVATTSAINPTEGMTKTETILQAHPNVKVIACIGGGGAVGANEAVKSAGKLTPDFGIFAADATAQELDAIANDEANRMSVMITGGGAAISTEIYSWLQKMVAGEDVPKIVFRTTIPITKDNLAQYADSLK, encoded by the coding sequence ATGAAAAAACTAGTAAAACTCGTATTACTGACAACATTAGTGGCCGCCACCGCACAGGCCGGTCTTTTCGGGAAAAAGGATGCGAACTCAGAAAAAGGCATGAAAGTGGGCATGACAGTTCAGGATTTGAGTAATCAGATCTGGGCCAGTTCGGCATCGTCGCTAAAAGATCTGGTAGAAGCCGATGGCGGGAAAATGACCTACCTGGACTGCAAAAACAATTCATCCATGCAGATTCAGCAGCTGGAGAATTTTATTGCCGGCGGAGTGGATGTCATCGTTGTTCATCCCGTTGAAGTAAACTCCATCAGCACCGTGCTGGAAGAAGCCAATAAAGCCGGCATTAAAATTTACTGCTGGGACGAAAACGTACCCGCTGCGGATATCTCCTGGCTGATTGACAACTATGCCTTAGGTAAAGTGATCGGCGAACAGGCGGCTGAATGGATTAATACAAAACTGGGCGGCAAAGCAGAAGTAGCCGTGCTAGACTATCCTCAGATTCCTATTCTGCTAGAACGCGGCAACGGTATCGTTGATGCCATTAAGGAAAAGTCTCCTAATGCCAAAATCGTAGCGACAACCAGTGCCATTAATCCTACCGAAGGCATGACCAAAACAGAAACCATCCTGCAGGCGCATCCTAACGTCAAAGTCATTGCATGTATTGGTGGCGGCGGCGCGGTTGGTGCCAATGAAGCAGTGAAATCTGCCGGAAAACTCACTCCTGATTTCGGTATTTTTGCAGCCGATGCAACGGCCCAGGAACTGGACGCTATCGCAAATGATGAAGCCAACAGAATGTCTGTCATGATCACGGGCGGTGGAGCTGCTATCTCTACTGAGATCTACTCGTGGTTGCAGAAGATGGTTGCTGGCGAAGATGTACCCAAAATTGTATTCAGAACCACAATTCCTATCACCAAGGATAATTTAGCTCAGTACGCTGACTCGCTGAAATAA
- a CDS encoding sugar ABC transporter ATP-binding protein, producing MQADDNILMLNGITKTYPGVIALNDVTIHVKRGEVHALVGENGAGKSTTIKVCSGAIEPDSGEIIIDGERFVAMTPKMSETKGIAVIYQEFNLVGELTVAENIFLGRAIRKGIVINNKAMVEESRKIFEQFDIQIDPNELVKNLTVGYQQIVEIAKAISQKAKLLIMDEPSAPLTKTEVEHLYVMVDKLKASGVTVIYISHRMDEIFRLSDRITVMRDGIKVKTVETAETNLDELVKLMVGRALTGSYPSRKPCIEETTLLDVQHLSGNGLSDISFKIKKGEILGFAGLIGAGRTELAELIFGAKKRIAGQVFLNGEEIHSKTPCQAIKSGIALVPEDRKKHGALLALDVKENISIAILKSKLSKLSVVNKKKEHRVADKYVKELRIKTPSINETVKNLSGGNQQKVIIGKWLASDPDLIILDEPTRGIDVGAKYEIYTLINTLVESGKTILMISSEMEEIMGVADRIIVLAEGKITGEIAKKDFSQELIMNYASIN from the coding sequence ATGCAAGCAGATGACAACATACTTATGCTTAACGGGATAACAAAGACGTATCCCGGGGTAATCGCTCTGAATGATGTGACCATACACGTTAAACGAGGCGAAGTACACGCTCTGGTAGGAGAAAACGGGGCAGGAAAATCAACTACTATAAAAGTCTGCAGCGGAGCAATCGAACCTGATAGCGGGGAAATAATTATCGACGGCGAACGCTTTGTTGCCATGACCCCAAAAATGTCCGAAACCAAAGGCATTGCCGTCATTTACCAGGAGTTCAATCTGGTTGGCGAGTTGACCGTTGCCGAGAACATCTTTTTAGGAAGAGCGATCAGAAAAGGCATCGTCATTAACAACAAAGCGATGGTGGAAGAATCTAGAAAGATTTTTGAGCAATTTGATATTCAGATTGATCCCAACGAACTCGTCAAAAATCTCACGGTGGGATACCAGCAGATCGTAGAAATTGCCAAAGCCATCTCTCAAAAAGCCAAACTGCTGATCATGGATGAACCCTCGGCACCGCTTACCAAAACCGAGGTAGAACATCTGTATGTGATGGTAGATAAGCTGAAGGCTTCCGGCGTCACGGTCATCTACATATCACACAGAATGGATGAGATATTTAGATTGTCCGACAGAATAACGGTTATGCGGGACGGCATCAAAGTAAAGACCGTTGAAACGGCTGAAACGAACTTGGATGAACTGGTCAAATTAATGGTGGGCCGCGCGTTAACGGGATCCTATCCTTCAAGGAAACCGTGTATTGAGGAGACAACGCTTCTGGATGTGCAGCACCTATCAGGGAATGGTCTGTCGGATATTTCGTTTAAGATAAAAAAGGGGGAAATATTAGGATTTGCAGGATTAATCGGTGCCGGCCGTACAGAACTTGCCGAACTTATTTTTGGTGCGAAAAAACGGATCGCCGGCCAAGTGTTTTTAAACGGAGAGGAGATCCATTCGAAGACACCCTGCCAGGCCATAAAAAGCGGTATTGCCCTAGTTCCTGAAGACAGGAAAAAGCACGGAGCGTTGCTGGCGTTGGATGTAAAAGAAAACATCAGTATCGCCATATTGAAAAGTAAGCTATCCAAGCTATCCGTGGTCAATAAAAAGAAAGAGCACCGAGTCGCGGATAAATACGTAAAAGAACTACGGATAAAAACCCCCAGCATAAATGAAACCGTCAAAAACCTGAGTGGCGGCAATCAGCAAAAAGTCATCATAGGCAAATGGCTGGCATCGGATCCCGATCTAATCATCCTGGACGAGCCGACGCGCGGCATTGATGTGGGTGCCAAGTACGAAATATACACGCTGATCAACACCCTTGTTGAATCGGGGAAAACAATCCTGATGATTTCTTCTGAAATGGAGGAGATTATGGGGGTTGCGGACAGAATCATCGTATTGGCTGAAGGGAAAATCACCGGAGAAATCGCAAAAAAAGATTTCAGCCAGGAACTGATCATGAATTACGCATCCATAAACTGA
- a CDS encoding ABC transporter permease, translating into MQNIIKRMKKYGMFVVLLFLILFFASTSDAFLNSGNLFNVARQISMLGIAAVGMAFVLLLGGIDLSIGSQITLVNIVAAWLMVKAGVNPVVASAMAIAMATAIGFINGWIIANLKVPALIVTLSGMIIIEGVAYIICGGIPIFGFSKAFTILGQGYVGPVPIPVILMVVIMAIGAFILNMTYFGRYFYAVGGNEEAAELSGIDVNKVKYLAYTLSGLFAGIAGIVMLSRTNSGQALAGKGFEFDVLTAVVLGGVSINGGQGKISNVVAGVLIIGVLSNGLVLLNVSQYSQMVIKGSVLLLAVMFDFYQKNKKKKVKVQA; encoded by the coding sequence ATGCAAAATATAATCAAAAGAATGAAAAAGTACGGGATGTTCGTTGTACTTTTGTTCTTGATCCTCTTTTTCGCCAGCACCTCAGATGCCTTTTTAAATTCAGGCAACCTGTTCAATGTCGCTCGTCAAATATCTATGCTGGGCATTGCCGCAGTAGGTATGGCTTTCGTCTTACTGCTCGGCGGCATCGATCTTTCCATCGGCTCACAAATCACGCTGGTAAACATCGTCGCAGCATGGCTTATGGTCAAAGCAGGTGTAAACCCTGTCGTTGCCAGTGCGATGGCCATTGCGATGGCCACCGCCATCGGCTTTATCAACGGCTGGATTATAGCTAATTTGAAAGTTCCGGCCCTAATTGTCACGCTTAGCGGGATGATCATCATTGAGGGCGTGGCCTATATTATCTGCGGCGGCATTCCGATTTTTGGATTCTCCAAAGCCTTCACTATTCTAGGTCAGGGCTATGTGGGTCCGGTTCCTATTCCCGTTATTCTGATGGTTGTCATCATGGCTATCGGGGCGTTCATATTAAATATGACCTATTTTGGACGCTATTTTTACGCGGTCGGCGGCAACGAAGAGGCGGCGGAACTGTCCGGAATTGACGTAAACAAGGTGAAATATCTGGCCTACACCTTGTCAGGATTATTCGCAGGGATTGCCGGCATCGTCATGCTGTCACGAACAAACTCCGGGCAGGCACTTGCAGGAAAAGGATTTGAGTTCGATGTACTGACAGCTGTCGTACTGGGCGGAGTTAGCATCAACGGTGGACAGGGTAAAATATCCAACGTCGTAGCCGGGGTATTGATTATCGGCGTACTGAGCAACGGCCTGGTACTGCTCAATGTCAGCCAGTATTCACAGATGGTGATCAAAGGCAGCGTACTCTTATTAGCGGTCATGTTTGATTTCTATCAGAAGAACAAGAAGAAGAAAGTGAAAGTACAGGCATAG
- a CDS encoding alcohol dehydrogenase, translated as MLQAVMTEPGKIEFNDVEVPAINADQILVKIKKIGVCGSDIHVYRGKHPYTSYPVVQGHEVAGEIEKIGANVTGFTIGDRVTIQPQVVCGTCYNCTHGMYNVCDSLKVMGFQTTGMASEYFAVDAKKALKFSNEMSYDEGAMIEPLAVAIHAVNRGGSVDGKKILVLGAGPIGNLIAQTAKGMGASKVIITDLSDYRLNIAKECGVDVCLNTARENVTDAIAEHFGPDRADMILECVGVNKTMEQAISNARKGSNIVVVGVFEDLAKVDLGFVQDRELKLVGTLMYREEDYVKAIELIEAKKVHLNPLITNHFAFKDYLAAYDFIEKQKDQTMKVIINIEE; from the coding sequence ATGTTACAGGCAGTCATGACCGAACCGGGAAAAATTGAGTTTAACGACGTAGAAGTACCGGCGATAAACGCAGATCAGATATTAGTAAAAATCAAAAAAATCGGTGTCTGCGGATCTGATATCCACGTGTACCGCGGCAAACACCCCTATACCTCGTATCCCGTCGTTCAGGGACACGAAGTCGCGGGCGAAATTGAAAAAATCGGAGCCAATGTGACCGGATTTACTATTGGAGACCGCGTCACCATCCAGCCGCAGGTTGTTTGCGGCACATGTTATAACTGTACCCATGGCATGTATAATGTCTGCGACAGTCTTAAAGTGATGGGATTTCAGACCACGGGCATGGCCTCTGAATATTTCGCCGTTGATGCAAAAAAGGCATTAAAGTTTTCAAACGAGATGTCCTATGACGAAGGCGCCATGATTGAGCCGCTGGCGGTGGCGATCCATGCGGTTAACAGAGGCGGATCCGTCGATGGCAAGAAAATCCTCGTGCTGGGGGCTGGCCCGATCGGCAACCTGATTGCCCAAACCGCAAAAGGCATGGGAGCGTCAAAGGTCATAATAACCGACTTAAGCGATTACAGACTGAATATTGCGAAAGAATGCGGTGTGGATGTCTGCTTAAACACCGCAAGAGAAAACGTAACCGATGCCATCGCAGAGCACTTCGGCCCGGATAGAGCGGACATGATTCTGGAATGCGTCGGTGTCAATAAAACCATGGAACAGGCGATCAGTAATGCACGAAAAGGATCGAACATTGTTGTCGTGGGCGTTTTTGAAGATCTCGCAAAGGTAGATCTAGGCTTTGTGCAGGATCGGGAATTAAAGCTGGTCGGTACGCTGATGTATAGAGAAGAAGACTATGTGAAGGCCATCGAACTGATTGAGGCAAAGAAAGTACATCTCAACCCTTTGATAACCAATCATTTCGCTTTCAAAGATTATCTGGCGGCCTATGACTTCATTGAGAAGCAAAAAGATCAAACCATGAAGGTCATTATTAACATCGAAGAGTAG